The Archangium primigenium genomic interval CTCCCACCCGCGCTTCTTCAGGTGGATGCCGAAGATGTCCCGACGCTCGGCCTCCTCCGGCAGGTCGATGAAGAAGATCTCGTCGAAGCGGCCCTTGCGCAACAACTCCGGCGGCAGGCCCTCGATGCGGTTGGCCGTGGCCACCACGAACACCGGCGCCGTCTTCTCCTGCAGCCACGTGAGCAGCGCCCCGAACACCCGCGCCGTGACGCCTCCATCCGTCGTCCCCGAGGACGCCACTCCCGACAGCCCCTTCTCCAACTCGTCCACCCACAGCACCACCGGCGCGATGCTCTCCGCCACGTGGATGGCCTTGCGCAGGTTCTCCTCCGACGAGCCCACGAGCCCGCTGAAGATGCGCCCCATGTCCAGCCGCAGCAGCGGCAGGTTCCAGTGCGCCGCAATCGCCTTGGCCGTCAGGCTCTTGCCGCACCCCTGCACCCCCAACATCAACAGGCCCCTGGGCTCGGGCAGCCCAAACTGGCGCGCCCGCTCCCCGAACGCCGCCGTGCGCCGGTCCAGCCACTGCTTGAGATGGCCCAGCCCCCCCACGCTCCCCAGGTTCTCCGCCGGCGGGTAGTACTCGAGCAGACCACTCTTGCGGATGACCTGGCGCTTCTCGTCCTGCACCCGCCGGATGTCCTCCGCGCTCAAGCGCCCATCGTGGGCGATCGCCTTGGCGAAGGCGTTCTCCGCCTCCGACAGCGTCAGCCCCTGCGCCGCCTTGATGAGCTGCTCGGCCTCTTCCCGCGACAGCTCGACGCTCGCCTTGTTGCCCCGGCGCACCACCGCCACGATCTCCTTGAGCAGGTTGAGCAGTTCCTGGAAGCCCGGCAGCGGCACGTCCACCACCGACACCTCCTTCTCCAGCTCCGCGGGCAACTGCAGCGTCGGCGACAGCAGGATGACCGTGGTGAACGTGCTCTTGAGCGCATGCGCCAGCTCCCGCAACGCCCGCACCACCACCTTGTCCTCCAGGAACGGCGGGAAGTCCTTGAGCACCACCAGCGACGGCTCGCTGAGCGCCTCGATGGCGGTCAGGGCGTCCAGCGGGTTGCGCGTGTCCTCGGGCAGGTTCGGCCCCCGCCCCGTCCCCACCAGCTTCAACCCCTTGCGCACCGACCAGCTCACCAGCGCCTTGCCGTGCGCCCGCGCCCGCTCGCGCAAGAGCGCCTCCACCCGGTGCTCCTCCCACGACACCAGGTAGAGCAGCGGATAGCGGGCGCGGATGAGCAGATCGAGATCCTCCAGCCACGTCGCGCTGGAGGCAGGGGTGGACCGCGAGGGAGCCGACGTCATCCCTCGATCATACCCCGACCCGCGGCGACTACTTCAGGGACACCGGGTCCACCTCGGCCAGCAGCTTGGTCACCCGCGCCTCGTCGATGCGCGCCGTGATGCTCTCCTGCTCGTGCTGGTCGCGCACCGTCTTGGACAGGGTGAACGTGGAGCCCACGCTGAACACCATGCCCATGGCCAGGAAAGCCTTCTGCCAGCCGTCCACCGGCAGGTTCCAGATCCCCACCGACGTCACGCCAATGGCCAGCACGAACGACAGCCAAGTCTGAATGATCCAGGCGCCGCTGTGGCCCTGCTTGATCGCGTTGTGGTGGGTGGGGCGGGACATGATGAACCTCGATCGGATGCGCGGCGCCCTGCATGGGGCCGCCTGAACAAGACACAACATATCCCAGCCCATCGTAAACCGCTTGGAACGAAGGGGTCGGGCTTCGATAAGCTGGAGTGTATGATTCAGCTCCAGCGCCTCGAGGGCTTCTACTGGGTCGCCCGCTGCGAGGGCTACGCCCGCGCCGCCCGCGCCTTCCCGTACCCCATCACCCAGCCCGGCGTGCACCAGCAGATCAAACGTCTGGAGGCCGAGCTGGGGGTCCGCCTCTTCGAGCGCGTGGGCAAGGACCGCGTCGTGCTCACCCCCCAGGGCCGCGTGCTCTACGACGCCGTGGCGCCTTTCTACGAGGGTCTGCCCGCGCTCGAGCGGGTCCTGAAGACGGGCGACGTGGGCGGCCGCTTGCGCATCCACGCCTCCGGCCACGTCCTGCGCCACCTCCTGCCCCCGTGGCTGCGCGGCCTGCGCGCCCAACGGCCCGACATCGAGGTGGCCCTCTTCGAGGCCAAGGTGCCCGCCGTGCCCCTCGTGCGCTCGGGCGAGACGGACCTGCTCGTGGATCACCTGCCCGAGGTGCCGCCGGACCTGGAGACCCGCCAGGTGGGCAAGACGCGCGTCTTCCTCGTCTTCCCCTCGGGCTCACGCGGCGCGGCCCGGGGCCTGGTCACCCCCGTGCCCTTCCGCGACGAGCTCTTCATCACCTACAGCTCCGACCCCCACCTGCGGGAGCTGCAGCTCGCCGCGCTCGCCCACTTCGGCGTCGTGCCCCGCCGCATGTACGCCGCCGATTCCTCGGAGACCATCCTCGGCTTCGTGGCCGCGGGGCTCGGCTACTCGCTCCTGGCCTCCCTGGAGCCCCAGGGGCCCAAGGTCGAGGGCGTCACCTCCCTGCCCCTCACCGAGCCCGCCCGCGAGTTCCCCCTCTACGTCGCCTGGCGCCGCTCCCCCCAGCGCAACCCCCTCGTCGACGCCTTGCTCGCCCTCGCCCCCAAGCCGTGAGCCCGCGCACGGGCCCGCGCTGCCCGAGGTGGGAAAACTTCTTCCTCTCGGGGCCGGCCTTCCGAGGGCGCTCTGTCTGGCCCGAACCGTGCAACTGGTCCTTCCGACACTGGCGGGCCGGGGGTGGGCGTGATGAGGGGGATGTGGGGGGAAGTCGCGGTGGTGGGGATGCTGCTCGCGGGGAGCGCGCTGGGGGCGGAGTCCAAGTGCGCGGGCAACCGCGTCGAGCGCAAGGGCAGCACCGAGTACACGGTGCGCCGCGCGGGCGAGGCGATCTCCATCGAGCGGTTGGGCAACACCCGGGGTCGGGTCATCCAGCAGGCGAGCGGCCACAGCATCGAGGTGGATGGGGACACCGTCGCCACGATTCAGGACGGGCACATCTATCGGGCCGGGGCGCGCTGGGCCTCGCTCAACGAGGCGCAGCGCGTCTATGACTGCCCGGATCCCATCGCCGCCACGCTCTGGGTGCTCGAGCGGCTGGGCCGGTGACTAGCGCCGGCGCGCGCCGATGTGCCGCGAGGGCGGCGTCGCGCCGGGTCCCGCCTCCTGGGGCATGTGCTGGAAGAAGGCGAAGCGGAACTCCGCCCACAGCACCAGGTACGCCACGCCGAAGAGGGCCGTGGCCAGCACCCACCACCACGACACGGCGAACGCCACGC includes:
- a CDS encoding AAA family ATPase, coding for MTSAPSRSTPASSATWLEDLDLLIRARYPLLYLVSWEEHRVEALLRERARAHGKALVSWSVRKGLKLVGTGRGPNLPEDTRNPLDALTAIEALSEPSLVVLKDFPPFLEDKVVVRALRELAHALKSTFTTVILLSPTLQLPAELEKEVSVVDVPLPGFQELLNLLKEIVAVVRRGNKASVELSREEAEQLIKAAQGLTLSEAENAFAKAIAHDGRLSAEDIRRVQDEKRQVIRKSGLLEYYPPAENLGSVGGLGHLKQWLDRRTAAFGERARQFGLPEPRGLLMLGVQGCGKSLTAKAIAAHWNLPLLRLDMGRIFSGLVGSSEENLRKAIHVAESIAPVVLWVDELEKGLSGVASSGTTDGGVTARVFGALLTWLQEKTAPVFVVATANRIEGLPPELLRKGRFDEIFFIDLPEEAERRDIFGIHLKKRGWEPSTYDLPALARLAANFSGAEVEQVVVAALYEAFGENAQLEQRHLTRAIQETFPLAVTLKDEVSRLRTWARGRTRPASATSASKESP
- a CDS encoding LysR family transcriptional regulator, producing the protein MIQLQRLEGFYWVARCEGYARAARAFPYPITQPGVHQQIKRLEAELGVRLFERVGKDRVVLTPQGRVLYDAVAPFYEGLPALERVLKTGDVGGRLRIHASGHVLRHLLPPWLRGLRAQRPDIEVALFEAKVPAVPLVRSGETDLLVDHLPEVPPDLETRQVGKTRVFLVFPSGSRGAARGLVTPVPFRDELFITYSSDPHLRELQLAALAHFGVVPRRMYAADSSETILGFVAAGLGYSLLASLEPQGPKVEGVTSLPLTEPAREFPLYVAWRRSPQRNPLVDALLALAPKP
- a CDS encoding YiaA/YiaB family inner membrane protein, encoding MSRPTHHNAIKQGHSGAWIIQTWLSFVLAIGVTSVGIWNLPVDGWQKAFLAMGMVFSVGSTFTLSKTVRDQHEQESITARIDEARVTKLLAEVDPVSLK